A DNA window from Hoplias malabaricus isolate fHopMal1 chromosome 5, fHopMal1.hap1, whole genome shotgun sequence contains the following coding sequences:
- the eogt gene encoding EGF domain-specific O-linked N-acetylglucosamine transferase produces MPQWLMVLFSLVYGDGSEPLLNYSSVSLPALHLPFFFHNNRHVAQICSDDPLCPFKDALSSKGSCWGYEKNCSPGKRFSFPVCTSVDPGWASSVQAAQDLFWKQADFGYVKERLREMKTLCKPSAPGDSSLMCTSYLRYCRATNLYLDLRKPRRGKERYKEDFLQQGEIGGFCRLNSRALEAEGEHKSPLQSWFAELQTYTELNFCPTDDGHCDVVVDRPTVFMKLDAGVNMYHHFCDFVNLYISQHINNSFSRDINIVMWDTSLYGYGDLFSETWRAFSDYDIIHLKTYDSKRVCFRDVFFSLLPRMRYGLFYNTPLISNCCSEGMFRAFSQHVLHRLNITQEGPKDGRIRVTLLTRSTEYRRILNQQELINALKTVSLFEVRLVDYKYKDMPFLEQIRVTHNSDIFIGMHGAGLTHLLFLPDWAVIFELYNCQDESCYRDLARLRGVHYLTWNRSDKVFPQDKGHHPTLGEHPKFTNYSFDPEEFMRLVMKAADHVMHHRQWRSKQSRDEL; encoded by the exons ATGCCTCAGTGGTTGATGGTGTTGTTCTCTCTGGTCTATGGTGATGGATCTGAGCCGCTGCTGAACTACAGCTCTGTGTCCCTGCCAGCGCTTCACCTTCCCTTCTTCTTCCACAACAACCGCCACGTGGCTCAAATCTGCTCCGACGACCCGCTCTGTCCCTTTAAA gatgCTCTGTCTTCAAAGGGATCATGTTGGGGTTATGAAAAGAACTGCTCTCCAGGAAAGAGGTTCAGTTTCCCTGTCTGCACCAGTGTGGACCCAGGATG GGCGAGCTCCGTGCAAGCGGCTCAGGACCTCTTCTGGAAACAGGCCGACTTCGGCTACGTcaaagagagactgagagagatgAAGACTCTCTGCAAGCCTTCAGCTCCT gGGGACTCTTCACTGATGTGTACCAGTTATCTGCGTTACTGCAGGGCCACCAACCTCTACTTGGACCTGCGGAAACCTCGCAGAGGAAAAGAGAG atACAAGGAGGATTTTCTGCAACAGGGGGAAATAGGAGGTTTCTGCAGGTTAAACAGCAGAGCTCTGGAGGCAGAGGGAGAGCACAAGAGCCCCCTGCAGTCCTG GTTTGCTGAGCTCCAGACCTACACCGAGCTCAATTTCTGCCCCACAGACGATGGACACTGTGATGTTGTTGTCGACAGACCCACAGTCTTCATGAAGCTGGATGCAG GGGTGAATATGTACCATCATTTCTGTGACTTCGTAAATCTGTACATCTCCCAGCACATCAACAACTCCTTCAGCAGAGACATCAATATCGTCATGTGGGACACg AGTTTATACGGGTATGGAGACTTGTTCAGTGAGACCTGGAGAGCCTTTTCAGATTACGACATCATTCATCTCAAAACCTACGACTCCAAAAGG GTGTGTTTTAGGGAcgtgtttttctctctgctgcCCCGGATGAGATACGGCCTCTTCTACAACACCCCCCTG aTTTCAAACTGCTGCAGTGAGGGAATGTTCAGAGCGTTCTCTCAGCATGTCCTTCATCGACTCAACATCACGCAGGAGGGACccaag GACGGACGGATCAGGGTGACTCTGCTGACCCGAAGTACAGAGTACCGCAGGATATTAAACCAGcaggag ctcaTAAACGCTCTGAAGACAGTGTCTTTATTTGAGGTCAGGCTGGTGGATTACAAATACAA AGACATGCCGTTCCTGGAGCAGATCAGAGTGACCCATAACTCTGATATTTTCATTGGGATGCATGGAGCCGGACTCActcacctcctcttcctcccagACTGGGCCGTCATATTCGAACT CTATAACTGTCAGGATGAAAGCTGTTATCGTGATCTGGCGAGACTGAGAGGAGTTCACTATCTCACCTGGAACAGATCAGACAAAGTGTTTCCTCAAGACAAG gGGCATCACCCCACACTGGGGGAACATCCCAAATTCACCAACTACTCTTTCGACCCCGAAGAGTTCATGCGCTTGGTGATGAAGGCAGCGGATCATGTGATGCATCACCGACAGTGGCGCTCCAAACAGAGCAGAGATGAGCTGtag